TTATCGTCATCTCTGCCGCCAGTGACATCGCCAATATCAAAACGGCACTCCGTTTGGGAGCCGTGGATTATTTGATCAAACCCTTTGAATTTCAGCGTTTGCAGGCGGCGTTCCGTGCCTATCAGCGAGAACATCAACTGCTGAGCGAGCAGGAGGAGTTAACCCAGGATAAGCTGGACCAATTGCTACTCCACCCGGCCAATCAACCCGCATCCAGAGAACTGCCCAAGGGATTGACGAAAGAGACGCTACAACGAGTGGTGAAGGCGATTTCGACGATGGGAGACGACTTTTTTTCCACGGAAAAACTGGCCGATCAGGTGGGAGTTTCCCGCGTATCGATGCGAAAGTACCTGAAGTTTCTCACCGAGCTCGGTTACCTGTCCCTCGATCTCCACTACCGTCCCGCCG
This portion of the Desmospora profundinema genome encodes:
- a CDS encoding response regulator; the protein is MIQVLIVEDDPMVAEINRRYVESIEGFTCVGIVSGVSDALHFLESHAVDLVLLDIFMPGKNGLEFLSEIRKKGSSVGVIVISAASDIANIKTALRLGAVDYLIKPFEFQRLQAAFRAYQREHQLLSEQEELTQDKLDQLLLHPANQPASRELPKGLTKETLQRVVKAISTMGDDFFSTEKLADQVGVSRVSMRKYLKFLTELGYLSLDLHYRPAGRPLHLYRMQKSRAEVLKPYLEAAD